From Chelatococcus sp. YT9, a single genomic window includes:
- a CDS encoding ChaN family lipoprotein, with translation MTTSEAKVVSHPRGTWLDPATGSLVDQRPVLQKAAFRRAVLLGETHDVAEIHRWQLHVIAFLHVLNPAMAVGFEMFPRRLQPVLDAWVDGEMDTETFLVRSEWNDVWGFDAALYLPIFHFCRQQKVPMLALNCYRPLVTRVGKEGWDAISESERDGLTPSAPATSAYRQYLFNLVGRGRASGPGGLAQSADDPAFDRFVRAQQTWDRAFACNIARALDERPISLVVGIIGRGHLEYGHGTPYQLRDLGITDVSVLLPSEADTQDAGTIVGIADAIFRLDRPEPPSSWRAKRPAGPQSPAEGARS, from the coding sequence ATGACGACCTCCGAGGCAAAGGTTGTTTCCCACCCGCGGGGGACATGGCTCGATCCGGCGACGGGGAGCCTAGTGGATCAGCGGCCGGTTCTGCAGAAGGCCGCCTTCCGGCGTGCGGTGCTGCTCGGCGAGACACATGATGTCGCAGAGATTCATCGCTGGCAGCTCCACGTCATCGCCTTTCTGCATGTACTCAATCCGGCCATGGCGGTCGGGTTCGAGATGTTTCCACGTCGTCTCCAGCCGGTGCTTGACGCCTGGGTGGATGGTGAAATGGACACAGAGACCTTTCTGGTCCGGTCGGAATGGAACGATGTCTGGGGTTTCGATGCCGCGTTGTACCTGCCGATCTTCCATTTCTGCCGCCAGCAGAAAGTCCCCATGCTCGCCTTGAACTGTTATCGCCCGCTCGTGACGCGGGTCGGCAAGGAAGGCTGGGACGCTATCTCCGAGAGTGAGCGCGACGGGTTGACGCCTTCGGCCCCCGCGACCTCCGCTTATCGGCAGTATCTCTTCAATCTCGTGGGACGCGGGCGCGCGAGCGGTCCGGGTGGCTTGGCGCAGAGCGCCGACGATCCCGCTTTCGACCGTTTCGTCCGCGCTCAGCAGACATGGGACCGCGCCTTTGCTTGCAACATTGCGCGAGCTCTTGACGAGCGGCCGATTTCGCTCGTGGTTGGAATCATCGGGCGAGGCCATCTCGAATATGGACATGGCACGCCCTATCAACTGCGTGACCTCGGCATCACCGACGTGTCAGTGCTATTGCCGAGTGAAGCGGACACCCAGGATGCCGGCACCATTGTCGGGATAGCGGACGCCATCTTCCGCTTGGATCGGCCCGAGCCGCCTAGTTCATGGCGCGCCAAGCGCCCGGCGGGCCCGCAGTCTCCCGCAGAGGGCGCTCGATCGTGA
- a CDS encoding TonB-dependent hemoglobin/transferrin/lactoferrin family receptor has translation MGTTSRLLTSVSALVIVLAATSANAQQAQPTSRDARSAQAGAAAPVQEAADEVSANGDFIAAPGTIELDAISITATRQPTNVLDVPGTVTVTTRQQLDQTMTRDNMDLARYQPGITVDRQTSGTDPFGNLGGFTIRGVGGNRVQMQVDGTRIQERITDGNRNFVDFPGLKAVEIVRGPGSVLWGADALGGIVAYRTLDPDDLLKGKDKPYAGRIQATYDSFNKSFSKTAMAAFQLTPTLQGLILVNQNTFNEGKLSKARADGGIWGCPRVPMAIRCDTLNPLDGTTWNMLTKLVFRPSSDHEFKLTGELYESSNNIRQMYDYGLQSNGAFNGLYPRLQDQTRKRVSLSHDWNVGVNFLDNLHWQLSYSPQSRDVHSERLQTLATRQNQISVDNLGYSEEFWQADLQLTSKFNIGASSHTLTYGFQGDYTRADYYRDSLVRNLTTGRTTYTRSAAFTNADTTRADFYMQDEIRLFGDRLMITPGVRWANYSIDPQANAFYVPADGITPKKADSSKLIPQIGAIFKLTDVYSVYARYAEGFKMPTAQQLYTSSPGVSFNLIPNPNLQPESVKSYEAGFRGQFDRAWFSIGGFYADYKDFIQNFYNPPGTNDYTYRNLSAVKIWGIEAFGEWQFHDNWAVNASASYQYGDQRYQAGDPMVPYDGATPFNGTVGLKWMRPDWGLQAEVISTFGQGVNRASSNDLYRPSSYMVFDSYVNWKPTEMVTLRAGVLNIFDQRYFKGPFGYTFSRNPADSVKVTNPLELQTAPGRTFKLSAQVDF, from the coding sequence ATGGGCACAACGTCTCGTCTTCTCACCAGCGTTAGCGCGCTGGTGATTGTTCTTGCGGCAACGAGCGCGAATGCGCAGCAGGCACAACCTACGTCGAGGGATGCGCGCAGTGCGCAGGCCGGCGCGGCGGCGCCGGTGCAGGAGGCCGCTGATGAGGTGAGCGCAAATGGTGATTTCATCGCCGCGCCCGGCACGATCGAACTCGACGCCATTTCCATCACAGCCACGCGCCAGCCAACCAATGTCCTCGACGTGCCAGGCACGGTGACCGTGACGACCAGGCAGCAGCTGGACCAGACCATGACGCGCGACAACATGGATCTGGCACGTTACCAACCCGGTATTACTGTCGATCGCCAGACTTCAGGAACGGATCCGTTCGGTAATCTCGGCGGCTTCACGATCCGCGGCGTTGGTGGAAACCGCGTGCAGATGCAAGTCGACGGCACCCGTATTCAGGAGCGTATCACTGATGGCAACCGCAACTTCGTCGATTTCCCGGGCCTGAAGGCCGTCGAGATCGTGCGCGGCCCGGGCTCCGTGCTCTGGGGCGCGGACGCCCTGGGCGGTATCGTCGCCTATCGCACGCTCGACCCGGATGATCTTCTCAAGGGCAAGGACAAGCCTTACGCCGGTCGTATTCAGGCCACTTACGACAGCTTCAACAAGTCCTTCTCGAAGACCGCGATGGCGGCCTTCCAGCTGACTCCCACACTGCAGGGTCTCATCCTCGTCAACCAGAACACCTTTAACGAGGGTAAGCTGAGCAAGGCCCGCGCGGATGGCGGCATCTGGGGCTGCCCGCGCGTCCCCATGGCCATCCGCTGCGACACTCTCAACCCGCTTGACGGAACCACATGGAACATGTTGACGAAACTGGTGTTTCGTCCCTCGTCCGACCATGAGTTCAAATTGACTGGTGAGCTCTACGAGAGCTCGAATAATATCCGTCAGATGTACGACTACGGGCTGCAGTCTAACGGAGCCTTCAACGGGCTTTATCCCCGCCTACAGGACCAAACCCGCAAGCGCGTTTCGTTATCGCATGACTGGAACGTTGGGGTAAACTTCCTAGACAACCTGCATTGGCAGTTGTCCTATTCGCCGCAGAGCCGCGATGTTCACAGCGAGCGCCTCCAGACGCTGGCAACAAGGCAGAATCAGATCTCTGTTGATAACCTTGGGTATTCAGAGGAATTCTGGCAGGCTGATCTTCAGCTCACATCGAAGTTCAACATCGGCGCGAGCAGCCATACGCTGACGTATGGTTTCCAGGGGGATTACACCCGCGCTGATTACTATCGCGATAGCCTCGTCAGAAATCTCACGACGGGGCGGACGACGTATACGCGAAGCGCCGCCTTCACGAATGCTGATACGACACGCGCTGACTTCTATATGCAGGATGAAATCAGGCTCTTCGGCGACCGGCTGATGATCACGCCCGGTGTCCGCTGGGCCAACTATTCAATCGACCCGCAGGCGAATGCCTTTTATGTCCCGGCGGATGGAATAACGCCGAAGAAGGCGGACTCCAGCAAGCTCATTCCGCAGATCGGGGCCATCTTCAAGCTCACGGATGTCTACTCCGTCTACGCGCGGTACGCGGAAGGCTTCAAGATGCCTACGGCGCAGCAGCTTTATACGTCCTCGCCAGGCGTCTCCTTCAACCTTATTCCGAACCCCAACCTGCAACCGGAAAGCGTCAAGTCCTATGAGGCCGGCTTCCGTGGCCAATTCGATCGCGCGTGGTTCTCGATCGGTGGCTTCTATGCTGACTACAAGGACTTCATCCAGAATTTCTACAATCCCCCGGGCACGAACGACTACACCTATCGCAATCTGTCTGCGGTCAAGATCTGGGGTATCGAGGCTTTTGGCGAGTGGCAGTTCCATGACAACTGGGCGGTGAACGCCTCCGCGTCCTATCAATACGGCGACCAGCGCTACCAGGCGGGCGATCCGATGGTGCCCTATGATGGGGCCACGCCGTTCAATGGAACAGTGGGCCTGAAGTGGATGCGACCTGACTGGGGGTTGCAGGCTGAAGTCATCAGCACGTTCGGCCAGGGCGTGAACCGTGCGAGCTCCAATGATCTCTATCGTCCGTCCAGCTATATGGTGTTTGACAGCTATGTAAACTGGAAGCCGACGGAAATGGTCACGCTGCGCGCTGGCGTCCTCAATATCTTCGACCAGCGTTATTTCAAGGGACCGTTTGGTTATACTTTCTCGCGCAATCCAGCGGACAGCGTGAAGGTCACCAACCCCCTGGAGCTGCAAACCGCGCCGGGCCGCACCTTCAAGCTCAGCGCCCAGGTCGATTTCTAA
- a CDS encoding SDR family oxidoreductase — protein MGESTGCKPVTDVMKPLVGRVAVVTGGASGIGFATAKALAEAGARVAVLDRATVSADLLASLGTGAHCAVEADIADEGQVDRAFAEVVAQAGRIDILVNSAGLAIRQPAVEHTVADWDKVVAVNMTGTFLCARAAARHMIGAGIAGAVINVSSIMGFSGGGLYPNISYQTTKGAIVNMTRALAVEWAPHGIRVNAVAPTYVNTPFIAPLVAQPELVARIEAMTPLKRLAEPEDVAAAIVFLAGPGAAMITGHTLPVDGGFLAQ, from the coding sequence ATGGGTGAAAGCACTGGGTGTAAGCCTGTGACCGATGTCATGAAACCGCTGGTTGGCCGCGTCGCCGTTGTGACCGGCGGCGCAAGCGGCATCGGTTTCGCGACGGCCAAAGCATTGGCGGAAGCCGGTGCGAGAGTCGCTGTGCTTGATCGCGCCACTGTCAGTGCCGACCTGCTCGCGAGCCTCGGCACCGGTGCGCATTGCGCGGTCGAGGCTGACATCGCTGATGAAGGGCAGGTCGACCGGGCCTTCGCGGAGGTAGTCGCACAGGCCGGACGCATCGACATCCTGGTCAACAGCGCCGGTCTTGCGATCCGCCAGCCCGCCGTCGAGCACACGGTTGCCGATTGGGACAAGGTGGTGGCCGTCAACATGACGGGCACCTTCCTGTGCGCGCGGGCGGCGGCGCGTCACATGATCGGGGCGGGCATCGCCGGCGCCGTCATCAATGTCTCGTCGATCATGGGATTTTCCGGCGGCGGGCTCTATCCCAATATCTCCTACCAGACCACCAAGGGTGCCATCGTCAACATGACGCGTGCGCTGGCGGTGGAATGGGCGCCTCACGGTATCCGCGTGAACGCGGTCGCACCCACCTATGTGAACACACCCTTCATCGCGCCGCTCGTCGCGCAGCCCGAGCTCGTGGCGCGTATCGAGGCCATGACCCCGCTCAAACGTCTGGCGGAGCCTGAGGACGTCGCCGCAGCAATCGTTTTCCTTGCGGGACCGGGCGCGGCGATGATCACCGGCCATACGCTTCCCGTCGATGGCGGCTTCCTCGCCCAGTAA
- a CDS encoding TIM barrel protein, which produces MLRYSANLGFLWPDRPLLERIDAAARAGFKAIELHWPYDTPAAEVRARCERHGLKLLGINTVRGNLAIGENGLGALAGREAEFQAAVDQSIAYCLEAGGTAIHCMAGFVAPEMRAAAAAVFVKNLREASDKAAPHGLTLLLEALNPYDAPGYFYATQAEAACIREEAGRPNIKLMFDVYHVGAAEGDVLRKLTRYLPVIGHVQIAAVPSRAEPDEGEINYRAVLDHLASIGYDGWVGLEYKPRADTDEGMGWVKALGVSL; this is translated from the coding sequence ATGCTGCGTTATTCCGCCAACCTCGGCTTTCTCTGGCCCGACCGTCCGCTCCTGGAGCGCATTGACGCCGCGGCGCGGGCCGGCTTCAAGGCGATCGAGCTGCACTGGCCGTATGACACGCCCGCTGCGGAGGTGAGGGCGCGCTGCGAACGTCATGGATTAAAGCTGCTCGGCATCAACACTGTGCGTGGTAACCTGGCAATCGGAGAAAACGGCCTCGGCGCCCTCGCGGGCCGCGAGGCCGAGTTCCAGGCCGCCGTCGACCAGTCCATTGCCTATTGCCTGGAGGCGGGTGGCACGGCCATCCATTGCATGGCGGGCTTCGTCGCGCCGGAAATGCGGGCGGCGGCGGCCGCCGTCTTCGTGAAGAACCTGCGCGAGGCCTCCGACAAGGCCGCTCCGCATGGCCTGACGCTGCTTCTCGAGGCGCTGAACCCCTATGACGCGCCTGGCTATTTCTATGCGACGCAGGCCGAGGCCGCGTGTATCCGGGAAGAGGCCGGCCGGCCGAACATCAAGCTGATGTTCGACGTCTACCACGTCGGCGCGGCCGAGGGAGACGTGCTGCGCAAGCTCACCCGCTACCTGCCCGTGATCGGCCATGTGCAGATCGCCGCCGTGCCGAGCCGCGCCGAGCCCGACGAGGGCGAGATCAACTATCGCGCGGTTCTCGATCACCTCGCCAGCATCGGCTATGACGGCTGGGTGGGGCTGGAATACAAGCCCCGCGCCGACACGGACGAGGGCATGGGATGGGTGAAAGCACTGGGTGTAAGCCTGTGA